The region TTAGCGGGATGCCGTGGTCCATGCCCAGCGGGGCCAGCATGTCGATGACGGATTGGGCCAGCCAGTAGGCGGCGCCGGTCTTGTCCAGGGTGCGGCCGAAGATGATCGCGCCCGCGTACAGCCAGACAACGCCCCAGTCCACCTTCTCCTGATAGTCGCGCCAGTTGACCACGCCGGCCAGCAGGTAGGCCACAGCGCCCGCGACCGCGATGACGCCGATGCCGAGACGGATGGGGTAGATGCCCATGTTGTAGAATTCCTTCTCGGTGAACCAGCCGAAGACCATGACGGCGAAGATGACCATTGCCCAGATCTGGTGCTTGTTCCACTTGCCCATCTTGCCGATTTCGCCTTCCAGGTGCCGCATGGCTGGAGCCAGGGAGGTGATACGGGGCTTGAAGAGCAGGTTGGTGGCGAACCAGGTGATCGGGATCATGACGACCACGAACGGGAAGCAGTACATGATCCACTGCGCGTACCCGATGTCCATGCCGAACATGTCGGTCAGGTAGGTCATCATGATGACGTTGCGCGCGCCGCCGGACGGAGCGCCGGGGCCGCCGATGTTACAGGCCATGGCGATGGAGATCATCAGCATCTTGGCCAGTTCCTTGTCCTCGGGCACCTCGTCGGTCAGGCTGTTCTGGTAGAGCAGCATGCCGATGGGCAGGAACATGGCGGCCAGGGCGTGGTCGGAGATGAACGCGGCCAGCGGGGAGATGACGATGAAGAAGATGAGCGTGATCCAACGGACGTTGGGCACGGCCAGCTTCTTGAACATCAGGAGACACATGCGCTTGTCCACGCCGGTCTTGACGAAGGCGGCGGCGAACATGAGCGAACCCATGATGAACCATACCGCGTCGTCCCAGTAGAGTCCGGCCACCTCGCTGCGCGAGACCACGCCGGTGAAGACCAGAATGAGGCCGATGCAGAACGCCACGCCGGGCAGCGGCATGCATTCGGTCATGAAGCAGAAGACCACGAACACGACCATGGCGATGGCCACCTTGATGCTCCAGGCCCCCTTGTTGGCGCTCTTCTGGTCCTTCTTGGACAGCTCCTGGTAGTCCAGGCCCTTCATGCGCTTGTCAAAAGCGCCCTTCATGATGCTCATGTACCTGTCGGGCGGGATGGTATCGTCCACGAAGGCCAGGG is a window of uncultured Pseudodesulfovibrio sp. DNA encoding:
- a CDS encoding DASS family sodium-coupled anion symporter, coding for MAQAKKKATGYDKFVNWKLLIIPVVLFTAILLLPTPQGMKKVGMQYSVGPKVVTNYLCQELFQKKSSACEQWELLTARMMEQNMRMGALSKERLMKRNESWAKKYKIPVDSENFKRALAFVDDTIPPDRYMSIMKGAFDKRMKGLDYQELSKKDQKSANKGAWSIKVAIAMVVFVVFCFMTECMPLPGVAFCIGLILVFTGVVSRSEVAGLYWDDAVWFIMGSLMFAAAFVKTGVDKRMCLLMFKKLAVPNVRWITLIFFIVISPLAAFISDHALAAMFLPIGMLLYQNSLTDEVPEDKELAKMLMISIAMACNIGGPGAPSGGARNVIMMTYLTDMFGMDIGYAQWIMYCFPFVVVMIPITWFATNLLFKPRITSLAPAMRHLEGEIGKMGKWNKHQIWAMVIFAVMVFGWFTEKEFYNMGIYPIRLGIGVIAVAGAVAYLLAGVVNWRDYQEKVDWGVVWLYAGAIIFGRTLDKTGAAYWLAQSVIDMLAPLGMDHGIPLMLTSNGLTAVLTNLMADGPAAAAVGPITLNMASIVHPGTTFLPFMAMATAVASSFAYCLIIGTPPNAIVYASGYLEPKDYLRVGIPMWFIANIMIVLLTAIYWSGIGFGSLPSF